From one Triticum aestivum cultivar Chinese Spring chromosome 4B, IWGSC CS RefSeq v2.1, whole genome shotgun sequence genomic stretch:
- the LOC123092395 gene encoding dnaJ homolog subfamily B member 6-A, protein MDASAGAGSGNAPGAGAGAGASSCCYYALLGIRKNASSTDIRAAYRRLAMKWHPDRWASDPGATGEAKRRFQRIQEAYSVLSDKGKRAMYDAGLFDPLHDDDQDFSDFMQEMLVMMDSVKNEKPDTLEDLQKMLDDIVNGDGGSRATAGAGGSGGGGGGCGGRVPPEANRRTRVAPYPQPSRR, encoded by the exons ATGGACGCCTCCGCTGGAGCCGGATCCGGCAATGCCcctggcgccggcgccggcgccggcgcgtcaTCTTGCTGCTACTACGCCCTGCTCGGCATCCGTAAGAACGCCTCCTCCACCGACATACGCGCCGCCTACCGTCGGCTCGCCATG AAGTGGCACCCGGATCGGTGGGCCAGCGACCCCGGCGCGACGGGCGAGGCGAAGCGGCGGTTCCAGCGGATCCAGGAGGCCTACTCCG TTTTGTCCGACAAGGGGAAGAGGGCCATGTACGACGCTGGCCTCTTTGATCCCCTCCACGACGACGACCAG GATTTCTCGGACTTCATGCAGGAGATGCTAGTGATGATGGATAGCGTGAAAAACGAG AAGCCGGACACGCTCGAAGACCTGCAGAAGATGCTAGATGACATAGTCAACGGCGACGGCGGTAGCCGCGCCACTGCTGGTGCTGGTggtagcggcggcggaggcggtggctgcggcggtCGCGTTCCACCGGAGGCCAACCGCAGAACTCGTGTCGCCCCTTACCCGCAGCCTTCGCGAAGGTGA